A genomic region of Alicyclobacillus sp. SO9 contains the following coding sequences:
- the fabI gene encoding enoyl-ACP reductase FabI, giving the protein MSLLSGKTILVMGVANKRSIAWGIATSAYKQGARLAFTCLSEREKAKVESLVQEDMPGEEFPVVICNVAEDESLDAAFAELRTRVGVLHGVAHAVAFAKTEELQGEYADTSRDGYLLAQNISVYSLVGVARRARDLMTEGGSIVTLTYLGGERVVENYNVMGVAKAALDASMRYLAKDLGSQDIRVNAISSGPIRTVSAKGVHDFNKIVNTLAERAPLGRSTNQEEVGDVASFLFSNLGRGVTGEIIHVDGGFHILGF; this is encoded by the coding sequence ATGAGTCTGTTAAGTGGAAAAACCATCTTGGTTATGGGTGTTGCGAATAAGCGAAGCATTGCTTGGGGAATCGCGACCTCGGCGTACAAGCAAGGTGCACGGTTGGCGTTCACATGCTTAAGTGAACGTGAAAAAGCGAAAGTTGAGAGCTTGGTTCAGGAAGACATGCCGGGAGAAGAGTTCCCCGTTGTGATTTGTAACGTCGCTGAGGACGAATCTCTTGATGCGGCTTTTGCCGAACTAAGAACACGTGTTGGGGTCCTGCACGGCGTAGCGCACGCAGTTGCCTTTGCGAAAACAGAGGAGCTGCAAGGAGAGTACGCGGATACATCGCGTGACGGATATCTGCTTGCTCAAAACATCAGCGTGTACTCTTTGGTCGGCGTTGCTCGGCGTGCACGTGACTTGATGACTGAAGGCGGAAGCATAGTAACCCTTACATACCTTGGCGGCGAACGAGTGGTCGAGAACTACAACGTAATGGGTGTTGCGAAGGCTGCTCTGGACGCAAGTATGCGTTATCTGGCCAAAGACTTGGGTTCTCAAGATATCCGTGTTAACGCAATTTCGTCGGGTCCAATCCGAACGGTCTCGGCTAAGGGTGTTCATGACTTCAACAAGATTGTAAATACGTTGGCTGAGCGCGCACCCTTGGGCCGCTCGACAAATCAGGAAGAAGTTGGGGACGTTGCTTCGTTCCTGTTTAGCAATCTTGGTCGCGGCGTAACGGGGGAAATTATTCACGTCGACGGCGGTTTTCACATTCTTGGATTCTAG
- the pyrD gene encoding dihydroorotate dehydrogenase (quinone) gives MYPLIRNALFRMDAERAHITTMRLLSLFPSAAHWLTVTPRPSPLLQQSLWGLNFSHPVGLAAGLDKDGVAVNALFDAGFSFVEVGTVTPKEQPGNDKPRLFRLIEDGALINRMGFNNHGEAALRKNLLKKRRIGTVGINFGKNKITANDRAADDYVELMETLYPLGDYIVINVSSPNTPGLRDLQTEHSLIPLVERVLAKRDELYRAHEDTVQPHRPPVLVKLSPDLSDSAVQSLGKSLAGIGVDGFIATNTTLDRPKLLSANKLQSGGLSGRPLAQRSTQVIRLLYQATQGAIPIIGSGGVFSAEDAYEKICAGASLLQIYTAFIYKGPPVIAEIVTELEALLAHNGFHHITEAVGSKAEDHVSPDI, from the coding sequence ATGTACCCGTTGATTCGCAACGCGCTGTTTCGCATGGATGCCGAACGAGCGCACATCACCACAATGCGCTTGTTATCGCTGTTTCCGTCCGCAGCACATTGGCTCACCGTCACTCCCCGTCCTTCTCCACTTTTGCAGCAGTCCTTGTGGGGGCTGAATTTTTCACATCCCGTCGGACTCGCTGCAGGTCTTGATAAGGACGGTGTCGCCGTCAATGCGCTGTTCGACGCGGGTTTCTCCTTTGTTGAAGTTGGTACTGTGACTCCAAAGGAGCAACCAGGGAACGACAAGCCTCGTCTCTTTCGGTTGATTGAAGACGGTGCACTAATAAATCGCATGGGTTTTAATAACCACGGCGAAGCGGCTTTGCGAAAAAACCTCCTGAAAAAGCGTCGTATTGGAACCGTGGGGATTAACTTTGGAAAGAACAAGATTACTGCAAACGACCGTGCCGCAGATGACTATGTGGAACTGATGGAAACCCTCTATCCCCTTGGAGACTACATTGTAATTAATGTAAGTTCTCCTAATACCCCGGGTCTTAGAGACCTGCAGACAGAACACTCACTCATTCCATTAGTCGAGCGCGTACTGGCAAAACGAGACGAATTGTACAGGGCACATGAGGATACGGTCCAACCTCATCGCCCGCCAGTTTTAGTCAAACTCTCGCCGGACCTTTCGGATTCTGCAGTACAATCACTTGGGAAGTCGCTTGCCGGTATCGGTGTTGACGGTTTTATTGCCACAAATACTACGCTTGACAGGCCAAAGCTTTTATCCGCAAATAAGCTCCAAAGCGGAGGACTCAGCGGTCGGCCATTGGCACAGAGGTCTACCCAGGTTATTCGTCTTTTGTACCAAGCAACTCAAGGTGCCATTCCCATCATCGGATCGGGAGGCGTCTTTTCCGCAGAAGATGCCTATGAGAAGATCTGCGCTGGAGCAAGTCTTTTGCAAATCTACACAGCATTCATCTATAAAGGGCCCCCAGTCATCGCGGAAATTGTGACTGAGCTTGAAGCACTTCTTGCACACAACGGATTTCATCACATTACAGAAGCTGTCGGAAGTAAAGCCGAAGACCACGTAAGTCCTGACATTTGA
- a CDS encoding sigma-70 family RNA polymerase sigma factor: MSEAKQDSTDIQLLNEWMNLFGTDVLNVAYSYIRNYAEAQDITQDVFLRAYRNMDKFRSESSVRTWLLSITVNRCKDYLRSWHHRNVAPEEDIEPTGVQETPEQRVVDSLEQEALWNEVGKLSVKYREVLTLFYLRDLSGQEIAQVLNISEQSVRTRLHRARKLLRNLLEEEGWNNESQS, translated from the coding sequence TTGTCTGAGGCGAAGCAAGACTCTACAGACATCCAGTTATTAAACGAATGGATGAACCTGTTTGGCACTGACGTACTCAATGTTGCGTACTCATATATCCGAAATTACGCAGAGGCGCAGGATATCACTCAAGACGTGTTTTTGCGGGCGTATCGAAACATGGATAAATTTCGGTCCGAAAGCAGCGTGCGTACTTGGCTGCTGTCTATAACGGTAAATCGTTGCAAGGATTATCTTCGCTCCTGGCATCACCGCAATGTCGCGCCTGAGGAAGACATAGAACCGACAGGTGTTCAGGAGACGCCGGAGCAACGAGTGGTGGACAGCCTTGAGCAGGAGGCATTATGGAATGAAGTTGGCAAATTGTCTGTGAAGTATCGTGAAGTTTTGACACTGTTTTATCTACGTGATCTGAGCGGCCAAGAAATCGCCCAGGTGCTGAATATTTCCGAGCAAAGTGTGCGGACCAGGCTGCATCGAGCGCGAAAATTACTTCGAAATCTGCTTGAGGAGGAGGGGTGGAATAATGAATCACAATCATGA
- a CDS encoding anti-sigma factor yields MNHNHEDRFEAELRHLKEIPFPKELQDRILREARQINRVPERSLRWRRNWTPWLAGVGGVGTAAALLVGVIGHRTHPTEQKLSTSGKGAAYNLQKSKLHVLNVQIGTIPGEPKDSSVKATIENTGTQTLNRSDVFGVLAFPRSVAQKSLLNSDSLTFVNGPQQPLAPGHTAKWTFHPVGAPHDARTNGLTEQPYLVFYRTGLKKVAGGESAQPVGTNVSTLWKTSGLKIEQTSVKIRNRGNTAQSFTVDTKVKNVTKRKVNVTNLWGVVWFNQNPPNKAPIKDSWDWSAPGATRFITSPRTNGKQYIAPGQTLEVYFDLVGSSKSDFLHRTPHVAIIQR; encoded by the coding sequence ATGAATCACAATCATGAAGACAGATTTGAAGCTGAACTTCGACACCTCAAGGAAATCCCCTTTCCAAAGGAACTTCAAGACAGGATTTTGAGGGAAGCACGTCAGATAAACCGTGTCCCAGAGCGCAGTCTGCGTTGGCGTCGTAATTGGACTCCATGGCTGGCTGGTGTTGGAGGGGTAGGCACGGCTGCGGCTCTGTTAGTAGGTGTTATTGGACATCGAACTCATCCAACTGAGCAGAAGTTGTCTACGTCTGGAAAGGGTGCTGCCTACAACCTGCAAAAATCCAAGCTTCATGTGCTGAATGTGCAGATTGGGACGATTCCTGGAGAACCTAAGGATTCCAGTGTTAAAGCTACAATAGAAAACACAGGAACACAGACGCTTAACCGGAGTGACGTATTCGGCGTTTTGGCCTTTCCGCGCAGTGTGGCTCAGAAATCCCTGCTTAACAGTGATTCCCTGACCTTCGTGAATGGGCCGCAACAACCGCTTGCTCCGGGGCATACGGCGAAATGGACATTTCATCCGGTAGGTGCGCCTCATGACGCCAGAACGAACGGGTTAACGGAACAACCGTACCTTGTCTTTTATCGAACGGGCTTGAAAAAGGTTGCCGGGGGAGAGTCTGCCCAGCCAGTGGGCACCAATGTATCAACACTTTGGAAGACAAGCGGTCTCAAAATAGAGCAGACATCAGTGAAGATTCGCAATCGAGGAAACACAGCACAATCCTTTACAGTGGACACCAAAGTAAAAAATGTGACAAAACGCAAAGTAAATGTCACAAACTTGTGGGGCGTTGTATGGTTCAATCAGAACCCGCCAAACAAAGCGCCAATCAAGGATTCCTGGGATTGGAGCGCGCCGGGTGCTACAAGATTCATTACTTCTCCTCGCACAAATGGAAAGCAGTATATTGCTCCGGGACAGACGTTGGAGGTATACTTTGACTTAGTTGGTTCGTCCAAGTCGGACTTCCTGCACAGAACGCCTCATGTGGCGATTATCCAGCGTTAG